The uncultured Bacteroides sp. genome has a segment encoding these proteins:
- a CDS encoding family 10 glycosylhydrolase, translated as MKYTYLIILLFCFFSSKTQAQPKNEIRATWLTTIYGLDWPTAKATSPASINRQKAELCKILDELKAANFNTVLLQTRLRGDVIYPSSIETYNETMTGKEGCSPGYDALAFAIEECHKRGMECHAWIVAIPLGKEKHVNNLGKNSITRKQPQICKRYQGEWFLDPGNPGTKEYLLSLVKEVVTRYDVDGINLDYIRYPDQPKDFPDKNTYIKYGNGKTLDNWRRDNITTIVRYLYKQVKQIKPWVKMSSSPVGKFKDTSHYPSGGWNAYHTVYQDAQGWLKEGIQDILFPMMYFNGNNFYPFALDWQEKSFGRCIVPGLGIYFLDPAEKDWPLSEIERQIYFTRRHGLMGQAFYRTKYLLNNTKNLFDELNGFHYAYPALQPKMKWMDDVPPTLPQGLTYNLEGSAVQLNWQTSTDNDSRTAPYYNIYASDHFPVDISKPYNIVAHDVRENHYAYKEEPGSETKRYFAVTATDRFGNESAATQLAPAKNIFQTSEDSTQLLLPPSQEFVNITITDISGRCVLYSKYEERISISHLQKGLYRIIFTDNSGKIHPSTKMLAR; from the coding sequence ATGAAATATACATACCTTATTATCTTGCTCTTTTGTTTTTTTTCATCCAAAACACAGGCGCAACCAAAGAATGAGATACGAGCCACATGGCTGACTACAATATACGGACTTGACTGGCCTACAGCCAAAGCCACCTCCCCTGCCAGTATCAACAGGCAAAAAGCAGAGTTATGTAAAATACTCGATGAGTTAAAAGCAGCAAATTTTAATACAGTGTTGCTTCAAACCCGTTTGCGCGGTGATGTTATTTACCCATCTTCCATAGAGACCTATAATGAGACAATGACCGGAAAAGAAGGTTGCTCTCCCGGTTACGATGCTTTGGCTTTTGCCATTGAAGAATGCCATAAACGAGGTATGGAGTGCCATGCCTGGATAGTCGCTATTCCATTGGGAAAAGAAAAACACGTAAATAATTTGGGAAAAAACTCTATTACCCGAAAACAACCACAGATTTGTAAGCGTTACCAAGGTGAGTGGTTTCTTGATCCGGGAAATCCTGGAACAAAGGAATACCTGCTTTCACTTGTAAAAGAGGTGGTTACTCGTTATGATGTAGATGGCATTAACCTGGATTATATCCGCTACCCTGATCAGCCAAAAGATTTTCCCGATAAAAATACATACATTAAATACGGTAATGGAAAAACACTGGATAACTGGCGACGAGACAATATCACTACCATCGTACGTTACTTATATAAGCAGGTTAAGCAAATCAAGCCGTGGGTAAAGATGAGCAGTTCGCCTGTTGGCAAATTTAAAGATACTTCACATTATCCTTCTGGGGGATGGAATGCCTATCACACTGTTTATCAGGATGCACAAGGATGGCTCAAAGAAGGCATACAGGATATACTATTCCCTATGATGTACTTTAACGGAAATAATTTCTACCCTTTTGCACTTGATTGGCAAGAAAAAAGTTTCGGACGTTGTATTGTTCCGGGGTTAGGCATTTACTTTCTCGATCCGGCAGAAAAAGACTGGCCGCTAAGTGAAATTGAACGTCAGATTTATTTCACTCGTCGTCATGGGCTGATGGGACAAGCATTTTATCGTACAAAGTATCTTTTAAATAATACGAAAAACCTGTTCGATGAGTTGAATGGATTTCACTATGCATATCCAGCTCTTCAGCCTAAAATGAAGTGGATGGACGATGTTCCTCCCACTCTACCTCAAGGACTTACTTACAATCTGGAAGGATCAGCTGTACAGCTCAACTGGCAAACATCAACTGACAACGACTCCCGCACTGCACCTTATTATAATATATATGCTTCTGACCATTTCCCGGTTGATATCTCCAAACCTTATAATATTGTTGCTCACGATGTTCGGGAAAACCATTATGCCTATAAGGAAGAACCTGGTAGTGAAACGAAACGTTATTTCGCTGTAACCGCAACAGACCGTTTTGGAAACGAAAGCGCGGCAACACAATTAGCGCCTGCAAAGAACATATTCCAGACTTCTGAAGACTCTACACAATTATTACTTCCTCCATCCCAGGAATTTGTAAATATAACAATTACAGATATTTCAGGAAGATGTGTGTTATATTCAAAATATGAAGAGAGAATTTCGATAAGTCATTTACAGAAAGGACTTTACCGGATTATATTCACAGATAATAGTGGAAAAATTCATCCTTCAACCAAGATGCTTGCACGATAG
- the uvrA gene encoding excinuclease ABC subunit UvrA, whose amino-acid sequence MSQEKYISIKGARVNNLKNIDVDIPRNKLVVITGLSGSGKSSLAFDTLYAEGQRRYVESLNSYARQFLGRMTKPECDFIKGIPPAIAIEQKVNSRNPRSTVGTSTEIYEYLRLLYARIGKTYSPISGTLVKKHQTEDIVNCMLSYPEGTRYVILTPILLRKDRSMKEQLEMDLKQGFNRVEVDGEAMRIEDLLKKGDIETEKEILLLVDRMVCNSSKDSISRLTDSVETAFYEGNGNCLLRFYPEEGAIMHSFSKKFEADNMVFEEPSDHMFSFNSPIGACPKCEGFGKVIGTDESLVIPNRSLSVYDGAVVCWRGEKMGEWKDEFIRAASKYDFPIFAPYYDLTEKQKELLWKGAKGIHGIDEFFGMLEQNQYKIQYRVMLARYRGKTYCPECHGTRLKKEAGYVKIGQHSISQLVDLPMHDLKTFFENLSLDKHEQDIVKRILTEIASRINFLMDVGLGYLTLNRLSNSLSGGESQRINLATSLGSSLVGSLYILDEPSIGLHSRDTDRLIKVLRQLQQLGNTVVIVEHDEEIIRAADYIIDVGPKAGRLGGEIVYHGDMKNLKKGSNSYTVKYLLGEETIAVPTNHRSWNNYIEVIGARENNLKGINVIFPLNVMTVVTGVSGSGKSTLVRDIFYRALKREYSETSERPGEFISLDGDIQMVKNIEFVDQNPIGKSSRSNPVTYIKAYDEIRKLWAEQPLAKLMGYTAAHFSFNTEGGRCEECKGDGTITVEMQFMADLILECESCHGKRFKSETLEVKYKEKNIYDILEMTVDQAMEFFTENGQKKIVKKLSSLQEVGLGYIKLGQSSSTLSGGENQRVKLAFFLSQEKAYPTIFVFDEPTTGLHFHDIKKLLEAFDALISRGHTVIIIEHNMDVIKCADYIIDLGPEGGNMGGNLVCCGTPEKVAKCAASYTGQFLTEKLL is encoded by the coding sequence ATGTCTCAAGAAAAATATATATCTATCAAGGGTGCACGTGTCAATAATCTAAAGAATATTGACGTAGATATTCCTCGCAATAAATTAGTTGTTATCACTGGGTTATCTGGCTCGGGAAAATCTTCCCTTGCCTTTGATACTCTGTATGCCGAAGGGCAACGCCGATATGTGGAAAGCCTCAACAGTTATGCCCGTCAGTTTCTGGGAAGAATGACTAAACCAGAGTGTGACTTCATTAAAGGAATACCACCTGCAATTGCTATTGAGCAAAAAGTAAACAGTCGCAATCCTCGTTCAACTGTGGGCACTTCAACTGAAATATATGAATATTTGCGTCTGCTTTATGCCCGCATAGGAAAAACCTATTCGCCAATATCAGGAACTTTAGTTAAAAAGCATCAAACAGAAGACATTGTAAACTGTATGCTTTCTTACCCGGAAGGAACACGCTATGTCATTTTAACTCCAATTCTTTTACGTAAAGATAGATCCATGAAAGAGCAACTCGAAATGGACTTAAAGCAGGGGTTCAACCGAGTAGAAGTAGATGGAGAAGCAATGCGTATTGAAGATTTGCTAAAGAAGGGAGATATTGAGACAGAAAAGGAAATACTTTTGCTTGTTGACAGAATGGTGTGCAACAGCTCAAAAGACAGCATCAGCCGTTTAACGGATTCTGTTGAAACTGCTTTTTATGAAGGCAACGGAAATTGTTTATTGAGATTTTATCCGGAAGAAGGTGCAATTATGCATTCTTTCAGTAAGAAGTTTGAAGCCGATAATATGGTTTTCGAAGAACCATCAGATCACATGTTCAGCTTTAACTCTCCTATTGGAGCATGCCCCAAATGTGAAGGCTTTGGGAAAGTAATCGGAACTGATGAAAGTCTGGTTATCCCCAACCGTTCACTCAGCGTTTATGATGGCGCAGTAGTTTGCTGGCGGGGAGAAAAAATGGGAGAATGGAAAGATGAATTTATTCGGGCAGCCTCAAAATATGATTTTCCTATCTTTGCTCCTTATTACGACTTAACAGAGAAGCAAAAAGAACTATTATGGAAAGGAGCTAAGGGTATACATGGCATTGACGAATTCTTCGGGATGCTTGAACAGAACCAATATAAAATTCAATATAGAGTAATGCTTGCCCGTTACCGGGGAAAGACTTATTGCCCAGAGTGTCACGGCACCCGACTAAAGAAAGAAGCCGGTTACGTAAAGATTGGTCAACATTCTATCTCTCAGCTGGTTGATCTGCCTATGCACGACTTAAAAACATTCTTTGAAAACCTCTCACTCGATAAGCACGAACAGGATATTGTCAAACGAATTCTGACAGAGATTGCCAGCCGCATCAATTTTCTCATGGATGTAGGTTTGGGATATCTCACACTCAACCGATTAAGTAACTCGTTGTCAGGTGGAGAGAGTCAACGAATTAACCTGGCCACTTCCCTTGGAAGCAGTCTGGTTGGATCTCTCTATATCCTTGATGAACCAAGTATCGGACTTCATTCACGCGATACCGACCGACTTATAAAAGTTCTTCGTCAACTGCAACAACTAGGTAATACTGTAGTAATTGTGGAACATGATGAAGAGATAATCCGTGCAGCCGATTATATAATTGATGTTGGCCCCAAAGCCGGTAGATTAGGTGGAGAGATTGTATATCATGGCGACATGAAGAACCTAAAAAAAGGGAGCAACAGCTACACTGTGAAGTACCTTCTTGGAGAAGAAACAATAGCTGTTCCGACCAACCACCGTTCATGGAATAATTACATTGAAGTTATTGGTGCAAGAGAAAACAACCTGAAAGGAATCAACGTCATTTTCCCGTTGAATGTTATGACAGTTGTTACGGGAGTGAGCGGTTCGGGTAAATCAACGCTGGTAAGAGATATCTTTTACCGGGCATTAAAAAGAGAATACAGCGAAACAAGTGAAAGACCGGGGGAATTTATTTCACTTGATGGCGATATTCAAATGGTCAAGAATATAGAGTTTGTTGATCAGAATCCTATCGGAAAATCTTCGCGTTCCAATCCGGTGACATACATTAAAGCGTATGACGAGATCAGGAAACTATGGGCTGAACAACCTCTTGCAAAATTAATGGGATACACAGCAGCTCATTTTTCTTTCAACACTGAAGGTGGCCGATGCGAAGAATGTAAAGGAGACGGAACCATCACGGTTGAAATGCAATTTATGGCCGACTTAATATTAGAATGTGAAAGTTGTCACGGAAAACGCTTTAAATCGGAGACACTGGAGGTTAAATATAAAGAGAAGAATATCTATGATATACTTGAGATGACTGTTGACCAGGCTATGGAATTCTTTACTGAAAACGGACAAAAGAAAATTGTAAAGAAACTATCATCTCTTCAGGAAGTGGGACTGGGATATATTAAGCTGGGACAATCTTCATCTACTCTTTCCGGAGGAGAAAATCAACGCGTAAAACTTGCCTTTTTCCTTAGTCAGGAAAAAGCATATCCAACAATATTTGTCTTCGATGAACCAACCACCGGACTACATTTTCACGACATTAAAAAATTGCTGGAAGCCTTTGATGCATTAATATCCCGAGGACATACTGTTATCATTATTGAACACAATATGGATGTGATTAAATGCGCAGACTATATCATTGACTTAGGTCCCGAAGGAGGAAATATGGGAGGTAATCTTGTGTGTTGCGGTACACCTGAAAAGGTAGCCAAATGTGCAGCTTCCTATACAGGACAATTTCTCACAGAAAAGCTTCTTTGA
- a CDS encoding family 10 glycosylhydrolase yields MKIKTFLATFLVICCSLCSFAHNLPKREFRGVWLHTINGDYTGKTPEEFKTYLISQLNSLQKAGINAVLFQVRPEADAFYSSKLEPWSRFLTGTQGTAPSNGFDPMAFVIDECHKRAMEFHAWVNPYRVQLNISSKLAPSHVYYQHPEWFVVYGNQRFFNPGLPQCREFINKVIKDIVSRYDVDAIHMDDYFYPYPIAGKEFPDEEAFQAYGIPDGFGDQKDNWRRSNVNTLIRELHETIRETKPWVKFGVSPFGIYRNKKNTLDGIGSDTNGLQNYDELYADVLLWIRNGWVDYNIPQIYWEIGNKAADHEILVNWWATYSYDRPFFIGQDVERSVKYADLNNPEISQLPRKMQLSRTTPNVLGNCFWSGKALLGNPGNSLNALANSYQCYPALPPVFTFMDDKAPKSIHGMKTIWTEDGYVLMWKEPKAKEEMDKAFNYCVYRFENKEKVNLNDPSKIVVITRNCYYKLPYESGKVKYRYVITALDRLHNESKMKSKKIKL; encoded by the coding sequence ATGAAGATAAAGACTTTTTTGGCAACCTTTTTGGTAATTTGCTGTTCTCTTTGCTCTTTTGCACATAATTTGCCTAAACGTGAGTTTCGAGGAGTTTGGTTGCATACCATCAATGGGGATTATACAGGAAAAACGCCGGAAGAATTTAAAACCTATCTGATTAGTCAGCTCAACAGTTTACAAAAAGCGGGAATCAATGCTGTACTGTTTCAGGTCCGTCCGGAAGCAGATGCATTCTATTCTTCTAAGTTAGAACCTTGGAGTCGCTTTCTTACCGGAACTCAAGGTACAGCTCCTTCTAATGGTTTTGACCCAATGGCTTTTGTGATTGATGAATGTCATAAAAGAGCCATGGAGTTTCATGCGTGGGTAAATCCTTATCGGGTACAGCTCAATATTAGTTCAAAATTAGCTCCTTCGCATGTATATTATCAGCATCCCGAATGGTTTGTTGTTTATGGTAATCAACGTTTCTTTAATCCAGGCTTACCTCAATGCCGTGAGTTTATCAATAAAGTGATTAAAGATATTGTGTCCCGCTATGATGTGGATGCTATCCATATGGATGATTATTTCTATCCTTATCCAATTGCAGGAAAGGAGTTTCCTGATGAAGAAGCTTTTCAGGCATATGGCATACCTGATGGCTTTGGAGATCAGAAAGACAATTGGCGTCGTAGCAATGTAAATACATTGATTCGTGAATTGCATGAAACAATTCGCGAAACAAAGCCTTGGGTAAAGTTTGGTGTATCTCCTTTTGGTATTTATCGTAACAAGAAAAATACGTTAGACGGTATAGGTAGCGATACAAATGGTTTGCAGAATTATGATGAATTATATGCTGACGTACTTTTGTGGATCCGTAATGGATGGGTAGATTATAATATCCCTCAGATTTATTGGGAAATAGGAAATAAAGCTGCTGATCATGAAATTTTAGTCAACTGGTGGGCTACTTATTCTTATGATCGTCCATTTTTTATAGGACAAGATGTGGAACGTTCTGTGAAATATGCTGATTTGAATAATCCTGAAATAAGTCAACTTCCCAGAAAAATGCAATTATCCCGTACTACTCCTAATGTTTTAGGAAACTGTTTCTGGAGTGGAAAAGCATTATTAGGTAATCCTGGAAACTCTTTGAATGCTTTAGCAAATAGCTATCAATGTTATCCGGCTCTTCCTCCGGTTTTTACTTTTATGGATGATAAAGCTCCAAAATCAATCCACGGTATGAAAACAATCTGGACTGAAGATGGTTATGTTCTGATGTGGAAAGAACCAAAAGCAAAAGAAGAGATGGATAAAGCATTCAATTATTGCGTTTACCGTTTTGAAAACAAAGAAAAAGTAAACTTGAACGATCCCTCAAAGATTGTAGTTATTACAAGAAATTGTTATTATAAGCTCCCTTATGAATCAGGAAAAGTAAAATACCGTTATGTGATAACAGCTTTAGACAGACTTCATAATGAGTCAAAAATGAAAAGTAAAAAAATAAAGCTATAA
- a CDS encoding ATP-binding protein: MRNLLFALFLCLSSLCIAQTYKYISVEDGLSNRRVYNIHKDKKGYMWFLTQEGIDRYDGTLFKHYNLIAENEKISSFTDMNLLVMDKERVLWEVTKKGQIFKYNIKTDSYQLVFQIKKISPVVYTYIDLNNNIWLCTAYNQYLYNIDSQKLIILRNPNRQSINDIIQIDSNTYYIGTNKGLYAAKLQNNTLLKIIRKGLDSLPLQVNKLYYNQKSNKLFIGCFPEGIYVYDSKKEQLLLPKSELNDIRINSIKELNKHEILIATNGSGVYKMNTDNYSVSPYIFADYNQLNAMNGNIINDLYIDNEQRIWLANYPIGVTVLYNRFPKYKWLKHAIGNTSSLINDQVNAVIEDSEGDLWFATNNGISIYYSKTEKWGHILSDTDTRSQNRNHVYITLCEITPGVVWTGGYTSGMYCIDKHSLRVSYFSPAKYGNLNIHPDKYIQSIIKDKNGDIWAGGYYNLKRIDLKNKNIRLYPGISSVNIILEKDAEHLWIASSKGLYILNKDNGTFKLIKIPNEVNIYTLHQEKNGLLYIGTCGSGMYVYNPKTNNFINYNKENSALISNNIYTILSNQKGYLFISTENSLARFNIAKKAFRNWTKEQGLMSDHFNSSSGTRRQNGTLIFGSADGAIEFSEKINLPQRYYSKLIFSDLSLFYETVSAGKTDPPLQQNIDEEEKIDLKYNQNIFSIRLASINYDYPGNILYSWKLDGFYDKWSKATYDNIIRYTNLNPGKYKLRVRAISEESSLIIEERSLDIVIHPPFWLTIWAILLYIVILTLIIWDSIRRYSIIKEKKASNDKIRFFINTAHDIRTPLSLIKAPLDELVEKENLSPKGKANLETAVRNTNSLFRLITSLINFEKAETYSSRMHVNEYELFTFLDEILNAFKSYVESKQIKLTYESNFRFLNVWFDKEKMESILKNLLSNAIKYTPKGGEIKVIAFSNSDYWGFKIKDNGIGIPDDEQKRLFKLFFRGSNAINAKISGTGLGLLLVRKLINLHSGTISLKSKVNSGSTFKVTFPQGHRHFKKHQLEWNQDQKSKSESEHIFSMLKTKASETLPPSINSNNLDSSSQSILLVEDNDDMRSYLQRSLSESYYIFTANDGKEGWEAIQNIKPDLVISDIMMPNMNGDELCSKIKSDIGTSHIPVILLSALNDRSNIVQGLKTGADEYITKPFDISILKAKITTILANREVLKNSFAKLNIKSTDKYINYASELDREFMTKVNEIIEKNIQDSTFNVDILCSALNMSRSSFYNKIKALTDQAPADFIRLIRLKRAAEYLKSKRYNITEVADLTGFSDAKYFREVFKKHFQMSPSKYMNEK; this comes from the coding sequence ATGAGAAATTTACTTTTTGCACTTTTCCTTTGCTTAAGTTCCCTTTGTATTGCGCAGACATATAAATATATCAGCGTAGAGGATGGTTTAAGCAACAGGCGTGTGTATAACATTCACAAAGATAAGAAAGGATACATGTGGTTTCTCACACAAGAAGGAATTGACAGATATGACGGAACATTATTCAAACATTACAATCTGATTGCAGAAAATGAAAAGATCAGTTCTTTCACAGATATGAATCTTCTTGTCATGGATAAAGAAAGAGTTCTTTGGGAGGTAACAAAAAAAGGGCAAATTTTCAAATACAACATAAAAACAGACAGCTATCAGCTTGTATTCCAAATAAAAAAAATAAGTCCTGTTGTTTATACCTATATTGATCTAAATAATAATATATGGCTATGCACTGCATATAATCAATACCTATATAATATAGATTCACAAAAACTAATAATCTTAAGAAATCCAAATAGACAATCAATCAATGATATTATTCAGATTGACAGTAATACTTATTATATTGGAACAAATAAAGGATTATATGCAGCAAAACTGCAGAATAACACTTTATTGAAAATTATCAGAAAGGGTTTAGACAGTTTGCCTTTACAGGTAAACAAACTATATTATAATCAAAAGAGCAACAAACTATTCATTGGATGTTTCCCTGAAGGAATCTATGTTTACGACAGTAAAAAGGAGCAATTACTATTACCAAAGTCGGAACTTAATGACATTCGCATTAACAGTATAAAGGAGCTAAACAAACATGAAATTTTAATCGCAACAAATGGATCTGGCGTATACAAAATGAATACAGACAATTATTCCGTCTCTCCATATATTTTTGCTGATTACAATCAACTGAATGCAATGAATGGCAACATCATTAATGACCTATACATTGATAATGAGCAACGTATCTGGTTGGCAAATTATCCCATTGGAGTGACTGTGCTATATAATAGATTTCCTAAATATAAATGGCTTAAACATGCAATTGGAAACACAAGTTCTCTGATAAACGACCAGGTTAATGCTGTAATTGAAGACAGCGAAGGAGACCTTTGGTTTGCCACAAATAACGGCATTAGCATATATTATTCAAAAACAGAGAAATGGGGACATATACTATCGGATACTGATACTCGTTCACAAAATAGAAATCATGTTTATATAACTCTTTGTGAAATAACCCCCGGAGTTGTATGGACCGGAGGATATACCTCTGGTATGTACTGCATAGATAAACATAGCTTGAGAGTCAGTTATTTCTCACCTGCTAAATATGGAAATCTAAATATACATCCAGACAAGTACATTCAGTCTATCATAAAAGATAAAAACGGAGACATCTGGGCTGGCGGTTATTATAACCTGAAACGTATTGATTTAAAAAATAAAAATATTCGTCTTTATCCTGGAATAAGCTCAGTAAATATTATTCTTGAAAAAGATGCAGAACATCTTTGGATTGCAAGTTCCAAGGGACTTTACATACTAAACAAAGATAACGGTACTTTCAAATTAATCAAGATTCCTAATGAAGTCAATATTTACACTCTGCACCAAGAAAAAAATGGATTATTATATATTGGAACCTGTGGATCCGGAATGTATGTATATAATCCTAAAACAAACAACTTTATTAACTATAATAAAGAAAACAGTGCACTTATTTCAAACAATATTTATACAATATTATCTAATCAGAAAGGATACTTGTTTATAAGCACTGAAAATAGTCTGGCTCGTTTTAATATTGCCAAAAAAGCTTTTCGGAACTGGACTAAAGAACAAGGATTGATGTCTGATCACTTCAATTCATCATCGGGCACGCGTAGACAAAACGGCACATTAATCTTTGGAAGTGCTGATGGTGCTATCGAATTTAGTGAAAAAATAAATTTGCCTCAGAGATACTATTCAAAATTAATATTCAGTGATTTAAGTCTTTTTTATGAAACCGTATCTGCAGGAAAAACAGACCCTCCGTTACAACAAAACATTGATGAAGAAGAGAAAATCGATTTAAAATATAATCAGAATATATTTTCAATACGCCTAGCTTCTATTAACTACGATTATCCCGGAAATATACTTTATTCATGGAAATTAGATGGTTTTTATGACAAATGGAGTAAAGCTACTTATGATAATATAATTCGTTATACAAATCTGAATCCGGGAAAATATAAACTTCGTGTTCGTGCCATCTCAGAAGAAAGTTCACTTATTATTGAGGAAAGAAGCCTTGACATTGTTATCCATCCTCCATTTTGGCTAACAATCTGGGCTATCTTATTGTACATTGTCATATTAACTTTAATAATATGGGATTCCATCCGTCGTTATAGCATAATTAAAGAGAAAAAAGCTTCAAATGATAAAATCCGCTTTTTTATTAATACAGCACATGATATTCGTACTCCTCTTTCTTTAATAAAAGCTCCCCTGGATGAGTTAGTTGAAAAAGAAAATTTATCTCCTAAAGGAAAAGCCAATCTGGAAACTGCAGTCAGAAACACAAACTCTTTATTCCGATTAATTACAAGTCTGATTAATTTTGAGAAAGCAGAAACTTATTCTTCAAGAATGCATGTAAATGAATATGAGTTATTTACTTTCCTAGATGAAATTCTTAATGCTTTTAAATCATACGTTGAGTCAAAACAGATTAAGTTAACTTATGAAAGTAATTTCCGATTCCTAAATGTTTGGTTTGATAAGGAGAAAATGGAATCTATTCTCAAGAATCTGCTATCGAATGCTATTAAGTATACCCCAAAAGGAGGAGAAATTAAAGTAATTGCATTTAGTAATTCTGATTATTGGGGATTCAAAATAAAAGACAATGGAATTGGTATTCCAGACGATGAACAAAAAAGACTATTTAAACTATTTTTCCGCGGTAGTAATGCTATAAATGCAAAGATCTCTGGTACTGGACTTGGATTATTGCTGGTTCGTAAACTAATTAATTTACATAGCGGCACAATTTCTCTAAAAAGTAAAGTCAATTCCGGCTCTACTTTTAAGGTCACCTTTCCACAAGGACACAGGCATTTTAAGAAACACCAATTAGAATGGAACCAGGATCAAAAATCGAAGTCTGAATCTGAACATATATTCTCAATGCTCAAAACAAAAGCATCTGAGACTTTGCCTCCATCTATAAATTCGAATAACTTAGATTCTTCATCTCAAAGTATTTTGCTTGTAGAAGACAATGATGATATGCGAAGTTATCTGCAACGTTCGCTTTCAGAGAGCTACTATATTTTTACAGCTAATGACGGAAAAGAGGGGTGGGAAGCTATACAGAATATAAAGCCCGATTTAGTTATTTCAGACATCATGATGCCAAACATGAACGGTGATGAGTTATGTTCAAAGATAAAAAGTGACATTGGCACATCACACATCCCCGTAATATTATTATCTGCACTCAATGATAGGAGCAACATTGTACAAGGACTAAAGACTGGAGCTGATGAATATATAACTAAGCCGTTTGACATCTCTATTTTAAAAGCTAAAATCACAACAATTTTAGCCAACCGTGAAGTTCTAAAGAATAGTTTTGCCAAGCTAAATATCAAAAGCACTGACAAATATATTAACTACGCTTCTGAGTTGGACCGTGAATTCATGACTAAAGTAAATGAAATAATAGAAAAAAACATACAGGATTCAACCTTTAACGTCGATATTTTATGCAGCGCTCTCAACATGAGTCGTTCTAGTTTCTATAACAAAATAAAAGCTCTTACAGACCAGGCACCTGCCGACTTTATACGATTAATCCGGCTTAAACGTGCAGCTGAGTATCTAAAGAGTAAAAGATATAATATTACTGAAGTTGCTGATTTGACGGGTTTTAGTGATGCTAAGTATTTCAGGGAAGTATTTAAAAAGCATTTTCAAATGAGTCCTAGCAAATATATGAATGAAAAATAA